The nucleotide window GTGCCCGTGGCACCGGCGGGTCCGCCGTCGGCGGCCCCCGAAACTGAGCGGCCCGCCGCCGGGCCCCGGATCAGCGAGCGCGTGACGGCGGAGCCGATAGTTCGCGCGGTCCCTTCGGATAAGCCAGCCGCTGGCCTTGGACCAGTCGACGATACGGATACCCGGCCGGACAATAAGGAAACCGACACGGACAAGGAGTCCGGCGATTCCGGCCTGCAACCGCCCAAGGAAGACGCGCCGACGGCGGACCAGCCGCATGCTTCGGCGGATGCGAAACCGAAGACTGCCGCAGAGAAGAACGACGGCGATGCCTCCGACACGGGGACCGCAGCCGCTGATGAATCATTGATAACCACAGCGATCCCCGTCATTGAGCCCCGTTCAGGTTCCTAGCATTAGGAGCCGGCGTATGCAGCGCGCACGATGGCCTCAAGTTCGGCTTCGCCAGCCAAATTGTGCGGCCGCACGGTCTTATCCGCCGCCACATAGTAGAACGCGGCCTTGACCTTCGCAGGGTCAATGCCCTGCAAACGGGCCCAGGCCAGCCGGTACACGGCGAGCTGCACGGCCCGTATAGCCAGCTTGTCGGGCGAGGGAGGCGAACCGGTCTTCCAGTCCACCAGGTCCCAGGTTCCGTCCTGGTCCCGGAAGACAGCGTCGATCCGGCCGCGCACCACAACCTCATCCACCCTGGTTTCGACGGGTACCTCGATGGCCGCCGGCGCCTTCTCTGCCCATTCGGAGGTCTTGAAAGTGGCCTTCATGGTCTCCAGGTCGTAGGCCTCGTCCACATAGGAGTCCGCAGGCGAGGACAAGTCGTCCAGATCCAGCATGCCGGCGGTGCCGAAATGCTCCTCCACCCAAGTGTGGAATGCGGTGCCCTTGCGCGCGGCCATGCCGGGCCTGCGCGGCACGGGCCGACGCAAGGACCGCGTGACTTCGGCAGGGTTGTCTTTCAGCTCCACGAGCATCGAGGCGGAGATGTGTGCCGGTAGTTCGATTTCGTTGGCTCCACGGGAGGCATTGTGCTCCTGGAGCAGCAACTCCGTTTCCCTGGCCCACGGCGCCCCCGGCTCCAGCTTCCGGTCCTCCGCAATGGCCTGCAGCACTGCCTGGCTGGCTGCCTCCATGGCAGCACGCCGGCCGGGACGGGCCGGTTCCGGTTCTCCTCCGCGGTATACCTGCGGACCTTGCAAGGGATCGTAGGGCCAGAAGGCCGTTTCGGTTTCTTCGCGGAACGGGTTGGTATCGCCAAGTTCCTCGTCGGAGATCCAGGTACCAACCTGCACTGTCGCCGGATCCTGCTGCGCCAGTGCAACCAATTCGGTCAGGAACACGGACGGGGCGGAGGGTTTGACCTTGCTGCCTGCCCAGCCCGAGGAGCTGCAGACAAGCAGGTGCTTGGCTCGGGTGTACGCCACGTAGGCCAGCCGCCGCTCCTCCTGCTCGTTGTGGGCCTGGACCTCACCTTTGTAGACTTCTTCGGCGGTGAACCAAGATAACTGGTCCGGCTGCTCAGTGTCCCACTGCGGCAGGTCCGCCCCATCGCCACGCAGGGGCCAGGGCAAGGCCTCGTTTCCACTGCTCCAGCGGTTATCGGATCCGCTGGGAAAAGCGCCGTCGTTGAGCCCGGGGACAAACACAGCGTCCCACTCCAGTCCCTTGGAAGCGTGGACGGTCAGCAATTGCACGGCGTCCTTGCTTACGTCGACCTGGACGACATCCAGCCCGCCTTCCTCTGCCGCGGCGGCTTCGAGCCAGGCCAGGAAAGCCAACAGGTCAACTCGCTGAGCAGTCTGCATGAAAGTCGCGGCCGCATCATGGAAGGCATCCAGATGCCGCCGTGCCTGGTGGATGGTAACGCCGGGTTTGGAAGCCACTTCGATATCGAGCAGCATGGCCCGTTCGACTTCGCCCAGCAGCAGGGGAAGTTCGTCCCCCACGAATGTCCGCAACTGCCGGACCTCCGCCGACAGCCGCTCCAGTCGGGCCAGCGCCTCGGGAGTCAGCGAGCGTCCGTTGCGAGACGTCCAGCCGGGTTTGGGCAACCGGTCCAGGGCCTCCACCAGGGAGGCCGCCTCGGCCAGATCCTGCTGGACGACCTGAGGGGATGCCTGTTCGTCGGCATCCAAATCCACCGTCTGCCTGTCCTCGGCCGCCCGGCGCCGCTGCGACTCCAGAAAGCGGGACCAATCGGCAAACGCCATCAGGTCCGCGGGCCCTATGCGCCAGCGGGCACCAGCCAGCAGGCGCATCAGGGAGTCGGAACGGCCGGGATCGGCCAGGACGCGGAGCGTGGCGACGAGGTCGATTATCTCCGGTTGGCTCAGCAGCCCGGCCAGTCCGACGATCTCATAGGGAATGCCCTTGTCCGCGAGTGCTTTCGCGACACCGGCGATCTGCGCGCGCCGGCGGCACAACACGGCCGTAGTGACAGGTTCAGCCCTGCCGGTTTCCGGATCGCGCTCGAATACGGTCCGGCGCGCCCTTGCCACGCCGGCAGCCACTTGTTCCGCTTCCTCGGACTCGCTGCGGTAGCGGGAGAGGACAACAGTGCCCTCGACGGCGTTCGGACGCGGCTTGAGTGCAGGCACCTCGAGCCGGCCCGGCTTCGGCCGGTTCGGGTCTACCCTGTTCAGCGGCGACGAAATCGTGTTGGCCATGGCGAGCACGTTGACGGCATTGCGCCAGGCCACGGTCAGGAAGCTGGCGGGAGCGACGCTGTGCTGACCTTCCTCATCGACGAGCGGGAAATGCTGGCGGAAGGCGAAAAGCTGTCCGGCCGAGGCTCCCCGGAACCCATAAATGGACTGGTTCGGGTCCCCTACTGCGGTAACGGGATGGCCGTCGCCGAAAAGTTTGGAGAACAGCACCATTTGCGCATGCGAGGTGTCTTGGAATTCATCCAGCAGCACCACTTTGTACCGCAGACGTTCCAGTTCGCGGGCCTGCGGTACGTCCTTAGCGATCGCTGCCGCGAGTGAAACGAGATCGCCGTAGTCCAGCACTCCGCGCTCACGCTTGGCCCTGCCGTATTGGGCGGCGAGTTCGGCAACAGTGATCCTGGTCCGCAAGCGGTTCAACAGAGACACGACGGCGGCTTTTGGCTGCCGTGTGCTGCCGTCGACGTAGGGCAGCGAACTGATCCTCTCAACGTCGTCCCGCAGGAAGCCGATGGCCTCCTGCGGCGTTGCCAAATGCTCCGAGCACTCCGAGGCAAACTGCATGACGGCCTTGACCAGAGTGGACTTGGCCGCCGTCAGATGTCCGATATCCCCGTCATAAGCCTCCACCACCTGGCTGGCAAGCTGCCACGACTGCGCGCTGCCCAACAGCACCACGTCACGTTCGATGCCAAGCCGGAGCCCGTAGTCGGAAACCAGGCCGTTGGCGTACGAGTGGTAGGTCGATACCTTGGGCTCCAGCAGTCCGGCCGCGTCATCCGCGCCTTCCGGCAGCAGGCCGTGGCGGGCGAGCTTGTTGAGCTGGACGCGGATCCTCGCCGCCAACTCGCCAGCCGCCTTCCGAGTGAAAGTCACACCAAGGATCTCCTCCGGCCGGACCATCCCGTTGGCTACCAGCCACACCACGCGGTCCGCCATCGTGGCCGTTTTGCCCGAGCCCGCGCCGGCAATGATGAGCAGCGGCTGCAGCGGCGAGCTGATGATGTCCGCTTGCTCGGGGGTGGGCAGATGCTGGCCCAGCATCCGGGCAAGTTCATCCGGGGCGTAGGTTGTGAGGACCTGTCCGACGCTCACTCGGTTACCTGCTTTCCTTCGGCGCACAGCGGGCAGAGTTCGGGGACACGGCACCCGTGCGAACCACCGCGCACTTTCTGCGGATCGTGGCGGGCTTCAAACTGATTAGCGGACATCAGTCCGGCCGCCTCATGAATCATCGGAGTAGCCCAGTCTTCGGCGGTGTCCAGTCCGCCCTGGTGCTGGACCTTGACGTTCTTCAACTCCTTGCCGAGCTGGACCAACGCGGCTCCGCCGGGCTGGCGGCCGACGTTCGGTTCCCGGTTTCCGGCCTCGTCAAAGGCACCGGCCTTGACCGCGGCCTGATAACTGCCCAGCTGCGGATGCCGGTCCAGATCCGCCGCGCTCGGCGCCGATTTGCCGGTCTTCAGGTCTATGATCACGAGCCTGCCTTCGCGGTCCACTTCCAGCCGGTCCACCTGTCCCCTCAGCCTGGCGATGCGTTCAGGGCCTTCGATATCAACCGAAAAGTCCCGCTCAACGCCCAGAAGACTACGTCCCTCTGCCCGCATGTGGAGTACGTACTGGGCCAGCCGCCGCACCATGCCCTCTGCCCGCTGGAAGTCCAGGCGGCCTTCCCAGTTTTCTTTCATGCCCAACGCCGGCCACCGCCGGGTGAGCTCCTGGACGTATTCATTTCCGGTCGCATCCGGCATGTCCTGGGCGATGGCGTGGACCAGGTTGCCCAGACTTCGGGCAAAGTCTGTGGCGGCCTCGCCACCGGCCGCCTGAACAAACCAGTCCATCGGCGAGGCATGGACCGCTTCCACCCGGGACGGCGACACCGGCACCGGCTGGTCCGGGGGCACGATCGGTGCATCGGTAGTCAGGGGCAGCAGCCCCCACCATTGGGATGGATGCGCCCCCGGTACGGGAACAGGGCTTGAGGCCAGCATGGCGAGCCCCGCCGCTGCCTGGGCAGCGCGTTCTGGTTCCTTGGCTCCTTGCTGCGCCCACTGCCGCAATTCGGCGGCCAGGGCGCGTACCGTCCGCGGCCGCATGACCGTAGTCACCGGCCGCGCCACTTCCTCGTCCAGCCACGGATCCACCACATCGAGGAACCCGGAAGGCTGGGCGTCCTCCGATTGCACGGCAATGCAGATCAGCCTGCGCTCAGCACGCGAGATAGCCGTTGAAAAGCTTCGGAGCTCGTCGTACCGCGTCTCCCGAAGCCTGGATACGACGTCGATTTGTCCCGCCTGCTCGATGCCGTGCTCAAGGACATCCACGAACTGCGTACTGCCCAGCAGCTCTCCACGCAATCGGGTGTTGGGCCAGATACCCTCCTGGACACCTGCGACGATGACCATCGGCCAACCACGTCCTGCTGCGCTGGCCGGAGTCATCAGTTCCACTGCATCACGCAACTGCGCGCGGGGAGCAAGGTTATCCATCGGCAGTTCCTGGTTCAACAGATAGTCAAGGAACTGGGCGGGGCTGGAGCCTGGCAACTGGTCAACATACCGCTCCGCTGTTTGGAACAGGGCCATGAGAGCATCCAGATCCCGGTCCGCCCGGACACCCGCCGGACCGCCCTGGAGCGCTTGCGCCGACCACCTGTCGGCAAGGCCCGCGGCGGACCATAAGGCCCACAGCACAGTCTCCGCATTGGCGCCCGGCTCCTGTGCCGCCTGCATACCGGAACTAAGCATCGCCGCGATCCGCTTGGCCGGCCCTGCTTCGCGGCCCAGAGTCTGGAGGGTCGCCGGGTTCCGCAGCGCCTCCACCAGCAGCGCATCGCTGGATCGGCCGCCCCCGCCTAGCCGTTCTTCACGGCGCAGTGACTGCCGGAGCCTGCGCAGGTCAATGGCGGTCGCCCCGCCTATCCGCGACGTTAACAGTTGGACTGCCGTTTCTGCGTCCAGCCGGTCCGGCTCCAACACCATGCCCAAGGCGTCCAGCAGCGGCCGAACGGCGGCTTCGTCGCGGACCGCCGTTTCCGCCACCGGGATCTTCACGGCGATCCCCTGCCCGGAGAGGTAACGTGCCAGTTGCGAAAGCTGGCCGCCAGTACGGACGATAACTGCCATGTCGCTGAGCTTGATGCCATCAAAGAGCCGGGCTTCAAGAATGCGCTGGGCAACGTAGCGCTGCTCGTGGACCGGTGAATCAACCAGATGGGAACTGGCCTCCGGAGCCAGCACTGAATGCGCCGGCTCCGTCTGCCATCCGTCAGGCTCCGGAAATGTCAGTTCGCGTGCCTGTTGCGCTCCGGCGACCAAGGAAATCCGCGAGGCAACCCGTTGCCAAGCTGCTGAAACAGTTGGCCCCATGCGGTGGGAATCGGTCAAGGCCATGGTCCGAAACGGTCCGCCGCCGGATGCCAGCAGCTCGGACAGGCGCGCCAGCAGATCCGGCCGCGCGCCACGGAAGCCCTGCACAACGGTGTCCGGGGAGGCCGTGACAATAGTGTCCTTACCCTCTGCGAGGACTGCCAGCAATTCGTAGACAGCAGGATTGGCCTCCTGCAGGTCATCGACCAGAATCAGTCCGAGCCGCTGCCGTTCGCGGTTCAGGAAGTCTTCATCGTCCATGAGCAGTTGCCGCGCCGCTGTGATGATACCGGCCGGGTCGAAGGCTTCCGGCATGCGCAGATCAATCAGGTCACGGTACTCCCGGAACAGCCGCGCCGCCGACTGCCAGTCTTCACGCCCGTTGGCGGCCCCCATCGCCTCCAACTGTTCGGCGGTGCTCCCGTATTCAATGACGCGGTCGAATAGCTGCCGGATCTCGTGCCGGAATCCTCGGGTTCCGAGCGCTTCATCAAGATCGCTGGGCCACCTGACGGCACCGCTGTGCCCGATACGGTGTCCCTGCAACAGTTCGGCAATGATCTGATCCTGCTCCGGGCCGGACATCAGACGCGGGGCCCGTTCCAGCAGCGGCAGCCGGCCTTCGGCCCGGGCTCGCCGGATCAGGTCGAAGGCGTAGGCAGCCCAGGTCCGTGCCGGCGTTGTACTGAGGCTTCGGTTCAACCGAGCCGTGAGCTGGTCCCGCAGACGTGCAGCTGCCAGACGCGACGGAGCCAGCATCAATATCTGTGCAGGGTCCAGTCCGGTTTGTTCGACCCGGTGGACAGCGTGTTCGATCAGCACCGTGGATTTACCGGTCCCCGGGGCTCCATAAACGAGCACCGGCCCACAGCCCTCGGGCAGCGAGATAACGGCATCCTGCTCCGGGCGTTTGGTCGGCTGCTCCGCCCGGGATCGGTTCGGCCGCACCAGTTTGAGTTCCGGTGCTTGCTGCATTGGTTTGATCACGGCTCCATTCCATCAGCCGGCAGTGACATTTTTAGGCGGATCTCTTCAATGCGATCAAAGTCATCGTCATCCGGAAACCACCGGGCCGACTGCATCTTGACCTTCGGCTCGCTTCCGGCCTCCCGGATCATAAGCGGTGTGAGCTCCCGTTGATAGCGCCGCACCGCGCGGTCCATCAGCTCGTTGGGCAGCGTTCCGTCCGCTCGGATAACCCGCCACCATGCCACCGCCCCGCCGTGGAGCGACATCACGCGACCGACTTGGCGGGCACCACCGGAGCCGAGCAGCTCCGCTATGTCCCCATAGGAGAGGACTCGACCGGCCGGTATGAGTGCCGCCACTTCGAGAACGGCATCAACAAACTCCCGGCGCATGCGATCTACTCTAAATGGCAGCGGATGTGTTTTTATCCACAGGCGGCGGGCCCGCCCCGGAAATGTCGGTGCCGGCAGGTAGCGTTGCCGGCATGAGCAGCTGGCATGAACTTCCCCGGGCAGCATTCGACGTCGAAACGACAGGGCGGGATCCGCACGAAGCACGCATCGTCACCGCATCCATTGTCCTTGTCAACGGCCTGGGGCAGCCACTGCAACAGCTGGAATGGCTGGTCAACCCCGGTATTTCCATCCCTGCCGAAGCCTCTGCCATTCACGGCATTACCAACGACAAAGCCACTAGTGAGGGAATGGATGCCGCCCAGGCTGCAGCCGAAATCGCCCAGACAATCGGCAGCTATTTCGACGCCGGCATCCCGGTCATGGCGTTCAACGCACCTTACGACTTCACGGTTCTGGCCGAGGAATGCGGACGCTACGGCATCGACATGACGGAGCCCAGACCCGTTATCGATCCCTTTGTTCTGGACAAGCAGATGGACCGGTACCGGCGTGGCAAGCGGACCTTGGTAGCACTGAGCGAGTTTTACCAAGTCCCGCTGGAGAACGCGCACACTTCCGCCGCGGACGCGCTGGCTACCATCGGTGTTGCCGATGCATTGGCCAGGAGATACCCAGAGCTTCAGGTCGATCCCTCTGAACTCCACGCATCGCAAGTTGAATGGTGCGCCAAACAGGCGACGAATTTCCAGGCGTGGTTGCGGCGGACCAAACCGGACGCAGTGGTCGATGGCGTGTGGCCGTTGCGGGAAGGCGTTGTGCATGCGCGGCCCACAGCGACGGCAGGGCAGTCAATTTAGGGTCTGAATATTACGAATCTTTGCCCGGGTTCGGGAGCGCGCCCAGTCCTGTCATAATTTAAGCTGTTCGCTGCCCGTGCTGGCCGCCGCAGACCAGGACCCGTCCCCAATCAGCCGAGGATTCATGTGATCACTGTTTCTGACCTGCGCAAGGTCTATCGTCAAGGCAACCGTGAAATTGTTGCCCTTGACGGCGTCAGCCTTGAGGTTCCGAGGGGATCAATTCACGGCATCGTGGGACATTCCGGAGCGGGCAAATCGACCTTGGTCCGCTGCCTGACTCTGTTGGACTCCCCCACCTCGGGGTCGGTGAGCATCAATGGAGCCGAACTGAGCTCGGCCCGGGATGCAGACCTGCGCAGCGCACGCCGGCGCATCGGCATGATCTTCCAGCATGCCAACCTGATGGATTCGCGGACCACCGCGCAGAATGTCGCACATCCGTTGGAAATCGTCAACACCTCCAAGGATGCCATCAGCACCAAGGTGACTGAACTGTTGAAACTTGTGGGACTGGAAGGCTTCGAAAACGCTTATCCTTCCCAGCTCTCCGGCGGCCAGCGCCAGCGCGTAGGCATTGCCCGCGCCCTCGCCTCCGATCCGGATGTCCTTCTCTGCGACGAGCCCACGTCTGCTTTGGATCCGAAAACCACCGAAGAGATCCTTGTCCTGATCAAGGACCTCACCGAGCGCCTGCAGCTGACGGTGCTGATCATCACGCACGAAATGCACGTGGTCAAGCGCGTCTGCGACTCGGTGTCCCTCCTGGCCGCCGGCCGCATCGTCGAACACGGCCCGCTGCGGGATGTCGCAGCCACGCTAGGCAGCGAACTATCTCGCACGCTGTTGCCGCTGCCTTCGGCGGAACCGCTGGGCACCGGAGCCGTGCTGGAGATTCTTTTCTCGGGGGAAACGGCCTCGGAGCCGGTCCTGACTTCCGCCGCACGGCGCTTCAATATGGACCTGAATGTACTTGCTGGCAGCGTCGAGACCCTGGCCGGAACACAATTCGGACACCTTCGAATTCAGCTGCCCACCGGCGTGGATTCCGGTCCGGTAGTCGAATATCTGCACAGCCAGGGTGTCTCCGTGCGTGCCACAGGAAAGGAAGCCGCATGAATTTCCTCGAAGAGCTGAGCACCAACCCCGGCATTACGAGGGCGCTCCCGACTGCCATCATGGAAACCCTGCAGATGGTTTCGATCTCCGGGATCTTCACTCTGGCGATCGGACTGCCGCTGGGGATTTTCCTCTACACCAGCGCCTCGGGCGGGTTACGGCCCATGCCTGTGACGAACCGGATCGTCTCTGACGTCGTCGTCAACATCACGCGATCCATTCCGTTCGCCATCCTCATGGTGGCGCTTATTCCCTTGGCACGAGTTATCACCGGCAGCAGCATCGGCCCAATCGCCGCTTGCGTTGCGCTGACAATCGGCACCGTCCCTTTCTTCGCCCGCCTGGTCGAGACTGCGCTCCGGGATGTAAGTTCCGGCAAGATCGACGCCGCCATGGTTATGGGGTCGACACGGATGCAGATCGTTCGCAAGGTGCTCGTCCCTGAGGCGCTTCCTGGGCTGGTGGCGGCATTGACGACGACGATGGTCACCCTGGTCGGATACTCCGCAATGGCCGGCATCACCGGCGGCGGCGGTTTGGGAAGGCTGGCGTACAACTACGGCTTCCAGCGCTTCGATACCACTGTCATGATCGTAACCATCGTCATCATGGTGATCCTGGTCCAGGCACTCCAATGGATCGGCGACGCGGTTGCCCGCCGGGTCGACCACCGGAGCGCAGCCACAGCCGGATCGAAGAAGGCGCGCCGGCATGAGCCAGCCACTACTATTGGGGTCTAATCCTCCAAAGTTTTCCGCATCGTCGACAGCCGAGCGGAAGAATGCAGCGAGTAGCCGCTAGCTGCACCACACCCGGATCCCGGCGACTTGATATTCGTCCGGGGTCTGCGTTATTTGAAAGGAACGCACTCGGATGCGTAAAACACTATCTCTGATCGGCACAGGCTTGGCCACTGCGCTGGCGCTGACGGCTTGCGGTGGATCCGAATCTACCCCCAGCGCTACTCTCGATCCGGCCAGTCCCGTGACGGTTACTGTCGGGGCCAGCCCGGTGCCGCATGCCCGGATCCTTGAGTTCGTTGACCAGAATCTGGCCCAAGAAGCCGGCATCGACTTGGAAATCCAGGAGTTCGATGACTACCAAACTCCGAACATCGCGCTCAGCGACGGGTCGCTCGACGCCAACTACTACCAGCACCTGCCTTGGTTTGAAGACCAGGTCGCTACCAAGGGGTACGAGTTCGAGCATGGCGAGGGCGTCCACATCGAGCCGTACGCTGCCTTCTCCTCGAAGCACAAGAACATTGAGGACGTTCCCGATGGTGGCACTATCGCCATCACGAATGACCCCGCCAACCAGGTCCGTGGTCTGAAGATGCTCGAAGAAACGGGCCTGCTCAATGGCATTGAGGAAGACTCCGCTGCTTTGACCCTAACGGAGGAGCAGAACCCGAAGGGCCTGACATTTGAGGAGAACCAGCCGGAAATTATCCTTCCGCTGGTTGAGGACCCCAAGATCGACCTGGCGCTCATTAACGGCAACTTCATCCTTCAGGCGGGGCTGAGCACCGACGACGCCCTCGCCGTCGAATCCGTAGAGAACAATCCCTACGCCAACTTCCTAGCCTGGCAGGCCGGCGACGAAAATCCTGCCATCGCAAAGCTCGAGGAGCTCCTGCACTCCCCCGAGGTCAAGGACTACATTGTGGAGACCTGGCCGAACGGTGACGTCACCCCGGCGTTTTAAACCTTCCCGGCGAGCAGGTCCGCACCACCACGCTTGAGAACAAGGGAGCCGGCAGCACACGCTGCCGGCTCCCTTGTCAGTTCCGCCCCTTGCCAGTTCCGCCTGGCTGGTTCCTCCGCCGGGTCAGGACACCGTCTCCACGGCCTTCTCCTCCAGGCGCACCCGCCGGCCTGACGCCTCCGGCTTCGTATCGCCCGTCCAGACCTGGATGACGGCCCAGGCCACCGCAGCCACCGGAACAGCAAGAATGGCGCCGACAATACCGCCAAGGATGGTGCCGGCCGTCAGTGCGAGCAGAATGACCAGGGAATGGAGGCTGACGGAACGGCCCATCACGACGGGTTGCAGGAAGTTCCCTTCCAGCTGGTTCACCAGGACCACAACACCGATCACCACCAGCGCGGCAACAGGACCGTTGGCCACCAGTGCGACGAGGGCGGCCAGCACCCCGGCGACCGTGGCGCCGACGATCGGCACGAAGCCGCCGATGAAGATGAGCACCGCCAGCGGCAGCGCCAGCGGCACCTGCAGGATAAACAAGGCCAGACCGATAAAGATGGCGTCGACCGCCGCCACGATGGCGGTGCCCCGGACGTAATTGCCCAATACGTCGACGGCGCGCGAACCGGCCAGCGCCATCTTCGCCCGGCGGCGGTAGGGGAACCAGCGCAGCAGGAACGTCCAGATCCGCTCGCCGTCCTTGAGGAAGTAAAACAGCACTACGGCCATCAGGACCGCGCCGGTGATGAACTGTGTGGCCGTGGACAGGCCGCTGAGCGCGCTGCGGCCGACGGCGGCGCTGGTCAGGAAGTCCAGAATGCCGGCCAGCGCCTCGTCAATCTGCGCCTGGTCTACCGGGAGCGGGAAATCGGCCAGGAATCCCTGCAGCTGCGCCCAGCCTTCGGTAGCCGAACTGATGAGTTCATCCAGCTCGTTCCGAACCGCGACAACGATCCCGGTAATGACTCCGCCGAGCACCACAAGGATGCCCAGGAACGCCGTCGCGGTGGCCAAGGCACTGGACCAGCCCCAGCGCCTCAGGACGTTCACCACCGGATAGACCGCGGCTGCCAGGATGAGTGCAATCAGCACCGGGATCACGAGCAACTGCAGTTGCAGCATCACGTACACGCTGACCGAGAGCAGCGTCAGGATCAGCAGCAGCTGTGCGGAGCGCGTGCCCACCCGGCCCATACCATCGGTCCACAGATTTTGTTCCTGAACTTGGTCCCGCCGGGCAAACAACGCCATCAACATGCTCCTTGAAGTGGTTGGAAATCAGGCTCCAGGTGAGGCAGCGGCCGCCGCCTTCGCCGCGGCCGGAAGGGCAGCGTATATCCGGTCCATGGTCTTGT belongs to Arthrobacter crystallopoietes and includes:
- a CDS encoding ATP-dependent helicase produces the protein MLGQHLPTPEQADIISSPLQPLLIIAGAGSGKTATMADRVVWLVANGMVRPEEILGVTFTRKAAGELAARIRVQLNKLARHGLLPEGADDAAGLLEPKVSTYHSYANGLVSDYGLRLGIERDVVLLGSAQSWQLASQVVEAYDGDIGHLTAAKSTLVKAVMQFASECSEHLATPQEAIGFLRDDVERISSLPYVDGSTRQPKAAVVSLLNRLRTRITVAELAAQYGRAKRERGVLDYGDLVSLAAAIAKDVPQARELERLRYKVVLLDEFQDTSHAQMVLFSKLFGDGHPVTAVGDPNQSIYGFRGASAGQLFAFRQHFPLVDEEGQHSVAPASFLTVAWRNAVNVLAMANTISSPLNRVDPNRPKPGRLEVPALKPRPNAVEGTVVLSRYRSESEEAEQVAAGVARARRTVFERDPETGRAEPVTTAVLCRRRAQIAGVAKALADKGIPYEIVGLAGLLSQPEIIDLVATLRVLADPGRSDSLMRLLAGARWRIGPADLMAFADWSRFLESQRRRAAEDRQTVDLDADEQASPQVVQQDLAEAASLVEALDRLPKPGWTSRNGRSLTPEALARLERLSAEVRQLRTFVGDELPLLLGEVERAMLLDIEVASKPGVTIHQARRHLDAFHDAAATFMQTAQRVDLLAFLAWLEAAAAEEGGLDVVQVDVSKDAVQLLTVHASKGLEWDAVFVPGLNDGAFPSGSDNRWSSGNEALPWPLRGDGADLPQWDTEQPDQLSWFTAEEVYKGEVQAHNEQEERRLAYVAYTRAKHLLVCSSSGWAGSKVKPSAPSVFLTELVALAQQDPATVQVGTWISDEELGDTNPFREETETAFWPYDPLQGPQVYRGGEPEPARPGRRAAMEAASQAVLQAIAEDRKLEPGAPWARETELLLQEHNASRGANEIELPAHISASMLVELKDNPAEVTRSLRRPVPRRPGMAARKGTAFHTWVEEHFGTAGMLDLDDLSSPADSYVDEAYDLETMKATFKTSEWAEKAPAAIEVPVETRVDEVVVRGRIDAVFRDQDGTWDLVDWKTGSPPSPDKLAIRAVQLAVYRLAWARLQGIDPAKVKAAFYYVAADKTVRPHNLAGEAELEAIVRAAYAGS
- a CDS encoding ATP-dependent helicase, with the translated sequence MQQAPELKLVRPNRSRAEQPTKRPEQDAVISLPEGCGPVLVYGAPGTGKSTVLIEHAVHRVEQTGLDPAQILMLAPSRLAAARLRDQLTARLNRSLSTTPARTWAAYAFDLIRRARAEGRLPLLERAPRLMSGPEQDQIIAELLQGHRIGHSGAVRWPSDLDEALGTRGFRHEIRQLFDRVIEYGSTAEQLEAMGAANGREDWQSAARLFREYRDLIDLRMPEAFDPAGIITAARQLLMDDEDFLNRERQRLGLILVDDLQEANPAVYELLAVLAEGKDTIVTASPDTVVQGFRGARPDLLARLSELLASGGGPFRTMALTDSHRMGPTVSAAWQRVASRISLVAGAQQARELTFPEPDGWQTEPAHSVLAPEASSHLVDSPVHEQRYVAQRILEARLFDGIKLSDMAVIVRTGGQLSQLARYLSGQGIAVKIPVAETAVRDEAAVRPLLDALGMVLEPDRLDAETAVQLLTSRIGGATAIDLRRLRQSLRREERLGGGGRSSDALLVEALRNPATLQTLGREAGPAKRIAAMLSSGMQAAQEPGANAETVLWALWSAAGLADRWSAQALQGGPAGVRADRDLDALMALFQTAERYVDQLPGSSPAQFLDYLLNQELPMDNLAPRAQLRDAVELMTPASAAGRGWPMVIVAGVQEGIWPNTRLRGELLGSTQFVDVLEHGIEQAGQIDVVSRLRETRYDELRSFSTAISRAERRLICIAVQSEDAQPSGFLDVVDPWLDEEVARPVTTVMRPRTVRALAAELRQWAQQGAKEPERAAQAAAGLAMLASSPVPVPGAHPSQWWGLLPLTTDAPIVPPDQPVPVSPSRVEAVHASPMDWFVQAAGGEAATDFARSLGNLVHAIAQDMPDATGNEYVQELTRRWPALGMKENWEGRLDFQRAEGMVRRLAQYVLHMRAEGRSLLGVERDFSVDIEGPERIARLRGQVDRLEVDREGRLVIIDLKTGKSAPSAADLDRHPQLGSYQAAVKAGAFDEAGNREPNVGRQPGGAALVQLGKELKNVKVQHQGGLDTAEDWATPMIHEAAGLMSANQFEARHDPQKVRGGSHGCRVPELCPLCAEGKQVTE
- a CDS encoding MGMT family protein produces the protein MRREFVDAVLEVAALIPAGRVLSYGDIAELLGSGGARQVGRVMSLHGGAVAWWRVIRADGTLPNELMDRAVRRYQRELTPLMIREAGSEPKVKMQSARWFPDDDDFDRIEEIRLKMSLPADGMEP
- a CDS encoding 3'-5' exonuclease; translated protein: MSSWHELPRAAFDVETTGRDPHEARIVTASIVLVNGLGQPLQQLEWLVNPGISIPAEASAIHGITNDKATSEGMDAAQAAAEIAQTIGSYFDAGIPVMAFNAPYDFTVLAEECGRYGIDMTEPRPVIDPFVLDKQMDRYRRGKRTLVALSEFYQVPLENAHTSAADALATIGVADALARRYPELQVDPSELHASQVEWCAKQATNFQAWLRRTKPDAVVDGVWPLREGVVHARPTATAGQSI
- a CDS encoding methionine ABC transporter ATP-binding protein, whose amino-acid sequence is MITVSDLRKVYRQGNREIVALDGVSLEVPRGSIHGIVGHSGAGKSTLVRCLTLLDSPTSGSVSINGAELSSARDADLRSARRRIGMIFQHANLMDSRTTAQNVAHPLEIVNTSKDAISTKVTELLKLVGLEGFENAYPSQLSGGQRQRVGIARALASDPDVLLCDEPTSALDPKTTEEILVLIKDLTERLQLTVLIITHEMHVVKRVCDSVSLLAAGRIVEHGPLRDVAATLGSELSRTLLPLPSAEPLGTGAVLEILFSGETASEPVLTSAARRFNMDLNVLAGSVETLAGTQFGHLRIQLPTGVDSGPVVEYLHSQGVSVRATGKEAA
- a CDS encoding methionine ABC transporter permease → MNFLEELSTNPGITRALPTAIMETLQMVSISGIFTLAIGLPLGIFLYTSASGGLRPMPVTNRIVSDVVVNITRSIPFAILMVALIPLARVITGSSIGPIAACVALTIGTVPFFARLVETALRDVSSGKIDAAMVMGSTRMQIVRKVLVPEALPGLVAALTTTMVTLVGYSAMAGITGGGGLGRLAYNYGFQRFDTTVMIVTIVIMVILVQALQWIGDAVARRVDHRSAATAGSKKARRHEPATTIGV